From a region of the Pongo abelii isolate AG06213 chromosome 9, NHGRI_mPonAbe1-v2.0_pri, whole genome shotgun sequence genome:
- the INPPL1 gene encoding phosphatidylinositol 3,4,5-trisphosphate 5-phosphatase 2 isoform X6 — MASACGAPGPVGALGSQAPSWYHRDLSRAAAEELLARAGRDGSFLVRDSESVAGAFALCVLSLEGRPYGVLRPSVTVMDEKFGHSPADPFRHPPGRREQGRGCAFHVVCSPVWIGTEWYQKHVHTYRILPDGEDFLAVQTSQGVPVRRFQTLGELIGLYAQPNQGLVCALLLPVEGEREPDLLDDRDASDGEDEKPPLPPRSGSTSISAPTGPSSPLPAPETPTTPAAESAPNGLSTVSHEYLKGSYGLDLEAVRGGASHLPHLTRTLATSCRRLHSEVDKVLSGLEILSKVFDQQSSPMVTRLLQQQNLPQTGEQELESLVLKLSVLKDFLSGIQKKALKALQDMSSTAPPAPQPSTRKAKTIPVQAFEVKLDVTLGDLTKIGKSQKFTLSVDVEGGRLVLLRRQRDSQEDWTTFTHDRIRQLIKSQRVQNKLGVVFEKEKDRTQRKDFIFVSARKREAFCQLLQLMKNKHSKQDEPDMISVFIGTWNMGSVPPAKNVTSWFTSKGLGKTLDEVTVTIPHDIYVFGTQENSVGDREWLDLLRGGLKELTDLDYRPIAMQSLWNIKVAVLVKPEHENRISHVSTSSVKTGIANTLGNKGAVGVSFMFNGTSFGFVNCHLTSGNEKTARRNQNYLDILRLLSLGDRQLSAFDISLRFTHLFWFGDLNYRLDMDIQEILNYISRKEFEPLLRVDQLNLEREKHKVFLRFSEEEISFPPTYRYERGSRDTYAWHKQKPTGVRTNVPSWCDRILWKSYPETHIICNSYGCTDDIVTSDHSPVFGTFEVGVTSQFISKKGLSKTSDQAYIEFESIEAIVKTASRTKFFIEFYSTCLEEYKKSFENDAQSSDNINFLKVQWSSRQLPTLKPILADIEYLQDQHLLLTVKSMDGYESYGECVVALKSMIGSTAQQFLTFLSHRGEETGNIRGSMKVRVPTERLGTRERLYEWISIDKDEAGAKSKAPSVSRGSQEPRSGSRKPAFTEASCPLSRLFEEPEKPPPTGRPPAPPRAALREEPLTPRLKPEGAPEPEGVAAPPPKNSFNNPAYYVLEGVPHQLLPPEPPSPARAPVPSATKNKVAITVPAPQLGRHRPPRVGEGSSSDEESGGTLPPPDFPPPPLPDSAIFLPPSLDPLPGPVVRGRGGGEARGPPPPKAHPRPPLPPGPSPASTFLGEVASGDDRSCSVLQMAKTLSEVDYAPAGPARSALLPGPLELQPPRGLPSDYGRPLSFPPPCIRESIQEDLAEE; from the exons GTATCAGAAGCATGTGCACACGTATCGCATTCTGCCTGATGGAGAAGATTTCTTGGCTGTGCAG ACCTCGCAGGGTGTGCCTGTGCGCCGCTTCCAGACCCTGGGTGAGCTCATCGGCCTGTATGCCCAGCCCAACCAGGGCCTTGTATGCGCCCTGCTTCTTCCTGTAGAGGGGGAGCGAGAGCCAGACCTGCTGGATGACCGGGATGCCTCAG ATGGGGAGGATGAGAAGCCCCCGCTGCCCCCGCGCTCTGGCTCCACCAGCATTTCTGCCCCCACTGGGCCCAGCAGTCCCCTGCCAGCTCCTGAGACTCCCACAACTCCAGCTGCTGAGAG tgctcccaatgGGCTGAGCACCGTCTCACACGAGTACCTGAAAGGCAGCTATGGGCTGGACCTGGAAGCTGTGCGGGGTGGAGCCAGCCACCTGCCCCACCTCACCCGTACCCTCGCCACCTCATGCCGGAGGCTGCACAG TGAGGTGGACAAGGTCCTGTCAGGCCTGGAGATCCTGTCCAAGGTGTTTGACCAGCAGAGCTCGCCCATGGTGACCCGCCTTTTGCAGCAGCAG AACCTGCCACAGACAGGGGAGCAGGAACTAGAGAGCCTGGTGCTGAAGCTGTCAGTGCTAAAGGACTTCCTGTCAGGCATCCAGAAGAAG GCCCTGAAGGCCCTACAGGACATGAGCTCCACAGCACCCCCGGCTCCGCAGCCATCCACACGTAAGGCCAAGACCATCCCCGTGCAGGCCTTTGAG GTGAAGCTAGATGTGACCCTGGGTGACCTGACCAAGATTGGGAAGTCGCAGAAGTTCACGCTGAGCGTGGATGTGGAGGGTGGGCGGCTGGTGCTGCTGCGGAGACAGCGGGACTCCCAGGAGGACTGGACCACCTTCACACACGACCGCA TCCGCCAGCTCATTAAGTCCCAGCGTGTCCAGAACAAGCTGGGTGTTGTGTTTGAGAAGGAGAAGGACCGGACTCAGCGCAAGGACTTCATCTTTGTCAGTGCCCGG AAGCGGGAGGCCTTCTGTCAGCTGCTGCAGCTCATGAAGAACAAGCACTCCAAGCAGGACGAGCCCGACATGATCTCCGTCTTCATAGGCACCTGGAACATGG GAAGTGTACCACCTGCAAAAAACGTGACATCCTGGTTCACATCGAAGGGTCTGGGGAAGACCCTGGACGAGGTCACAGTGACCATACCCCATGACATCTATGTCTTTGGGACCCAGGAGAACTCAGTGGGTGACCGCGAGTGGCTGGACCTACTGCGCGGGGGCCTCAAGGAGCTTACGGATCTGGATTACCGCCCG ATTGCCATGCAATCACTGTGGAATATCAAGGTGGCAGTACTGGTCAAGCCAGAGCACGAGAACCGTATCAGCCACGTCAGTACGTCCAGTGTGAAGACTGGCATCGCCAACACCCTGG GGAACAAGGGGGCTGTGGGCGTCTCCTTCATGTTCAATGGCACCTCATTTGGCTTTGTGAATTGTCACCTCACCTCGGGAAATGAGAAGACGGCTCG GAGGAACCAGAACTACTTGGACATCCTGCGGCTGCTCTCGCTGGGCGACCGGCAGCTCAGTGCCTTTGACATCTCTCTGCGTTTCACACACCTCTTCTGGTTTGGGGACCTCAACTACCGCCTGGACATGGATATCCAG GAGATCCTGAACTACATCAGCAGGAAGGAGTTTGAGCCCCTCCTCAGGGTGGACCAGCTCAACCTGGAGCGGGAGAAGCACAAGGTCTTCCTTCGATTCA GTGAGGAGGAGATCTCCTTCCCACCCACCTACCGCTATGAGCGGGGTTCCCGGGACACATATGCCTGGCACAAGCAGAAGCCAACTGGG GTCCGGACCAATGTGCCCTCATGGTGTGACCGGATTCTGTGGAAATCCTACCCTGAAACTCACATCATCTGCAATTCTTATG GTTGCACTGATGACATCGTCACCAGCGACCATTCCCCTGTGTTTGGGACATTTGAGGTTGGAGTTACTTCCCAGTTCATCTCCAAGAAAG GGCTCTCGAAGACTTCAGACCAGGCCTACATTGAGTTTGAGAGCATCGAGGCCATTGTGAAGACAGCCAGCCGCACCAAGTTCTTCATCGAGTTCTACTCTACCTGCCTGGAGG aatACAAGAAGAGCTTTGAGAATGATGCCCAGAGCAGTGACAACATCAACTTTCTCAAAGTACAGTGGTCTTCACGCCAGCTGCCCACG CTCAAACCAATTCTGGCTGATATCGAGTACCTGCAGGACCAGCACCTCCTGCTCACAGTCAAGTCCATGGATGGCTATGAATCCTatg GGGAGTGTGTGGTTGCACTCAAGTCCATGATCGGCAGCACAGCCCAACAGTTCCTGACCTTCCTGTCCCACCGTGGCGAGGAGACAGGCAATATCAGAGGCTCCATGAAGGTGCGGGTGCCCACGGAGCGCCTGGGCACCCGTGAGCGGCTCTACG AGTGGATCAGCATTGATAAGGATGAGGCAGGAGCAAAGAGCAAAGCCCCCTCTGTGTCCCGAGGGAGCCAGGAGCCCAG GTCAGGGAGCCGCAAGCCAGCCTTCACAGAGGCCTCCTGCCCGCTCTCCAGGTTATTTGAAGAACCAGAGAAACCGCCACCAACAGGGaggcccccagccccaccccgaGCAGCTCTCCGGGAGGAGCCCTTGACCCCCAG GTTGAAGCCAGAGGGAGCTCCTGAACCAGAAGGGGTGGCGGCCCCCCCACCCAAGAACAGCTTCAATAACCCTGCCTACTACGTCCTTGAAGGGGTCCCGCACCAGCTGCTGCCCCCGGAGCCACCCTCGCCTGCCAGGGCCCCTGTCCCATCTGCCACCAAGAACAAAGTGGCCATTACAGTGCCTGCTCCACAGCTTGGGCGCCACCGGCCCCCTCGTGTGGGAGAGGGGAGTTCTTCAGATGAGGAGTCTGGAGGCACACTGCCCCCTCCAGACTTTCCACCTCCACCACTGCCGGACTCAGCCATCTTCCTGCCCCCCAGCCTGGATCCTTTACCAGGGCCAGTGGTCCGGGGCCGTGGTGGGGGTGAGGCCCGTGGCCCACCGCCTCCCAAGGCCCATCCAAGGCCTCCACTGCCCCCAGGCCCCTCACCAGCCAGCACTTTCCTGGGGGAAGTGGCCAGTGGGGATGACCGGTCCTGCTCGGTGCTGCAGATGGCCAAGACGCTGAGCGAGGTGGACTACGCCCCTGCTGGGCCTGCACGCTCAGCGCTCCTCCCAGGCCCCCTGGAGCTGCAGCCCCCCCGGGGACTGCCCTCGGACTATGGCCGGCCCCTCAGCTTCCCTCCACCCTGCATCCGGGAGAGCATCCAAGAAGACCTGGCAGAGGAG TGA
- the INPPL1 gene encoding phosphatidylinositol 3,4,5-trisphosphate 5-phosphatase 2 isoform X3, with the protein MASACGAPGPVGALGSQAPSWYHRDLSRAAAEELLARAGRDGSFLVRDSESVAGAFALCVLYQKHVHTYRILPDGEDFLAVQTSQGVPVRRFQTLGELIGLYAQPNQGLVCALLLPVEGEREPDLLDDRDASDGEDEKPPLPPRSGSTSISAPTGPSSPLPAPETPTTPAAERDGAEVLGQVSRTSTDFLTPPQSAPNGLSTVSHEYLKGSYGLDLEAVRGGASHLPHLTRTLATSCRRLHSEVDKVLSGLEILSKVFDQQSSPMVTRLLQQQNLPQTGEQELESLVLKLSVLKDFLSGIQKKALKALQDMSSTAPPAPQPSTRKAKTIPVQAFEVKLDVTLGDLTKIGKSQKFTLSVDVEGGRLVLLRRQRDSQEDWTTFTHDRIRQLIKSQRVQNKLGVVFEKEKDRTQRKDFIFVSARKREAFCQLLQLMKNKHSKQDEPDMISVFIGTWNMGSVPPAKNVTSWFTSKGLGKTLDEVTVTIPHDIYVFGTQENSVGDREWLDLLRGGLKELTDLDYRPIAMQSLWNIKVAVLVKPEHENRISHVSTSSVKTGIANTLGNKGAVGVSFMFNGTSFGFVNCHLTSGNEKTARRNQNYLDILRLLSLGDRQLSAFDISLRFTHLFWFGDLNYRLDMDIQEILNYISRKEFEPLLRVDQLNLEREKHKVFLRFSEEEISFPPTYRYERGSRDTYAWHKQKPTGVRTNVPSWCDRILWKSYPETHIICNSYGCTDDIVTSDHSPVFGTFEVGVTSQFISKKGLSKTSDQAYIEFESIEAIVKTASRTKFFIEFYSTCLEEYKKSFENDAQSSDNINFLKVQWSSRQLPTLKPILADIEYLQDQHLLLTVKSMDGYESYGECVVALKSMIGSTAQQFLTFLSHRGEETGNIRGSMKVRVPTERLGTRERLYEWISIDKDEAGAKSKAPSVSRGSQEPRSGSRKPAFTEASCPLSRLFEEPEKPPPTGRPPAPPRAALREEPLTPRLKPEGAPEPEGVAAPPPKNSFNNPAYYVLEGVPHQLLPPEPPSPARAPVPSATKNKVAITVPAPQLGRHRPPRVGEGSSSDEESGGTLPPPDFPPPPLPDSAIFLPPSLDPLPGPVVRGRGGGEARGPPPPKAHPRPPLPPGPSPASTFLGEVASGDDRSCSVLQMAKTLSEVDYAPAGPARSALLPGPLELQPPRGLPSDYGRPLSFPPPCIRESIQEDLAEEAPCLQGGRASGLGEAGMSAWLRAIGLERYEEGLVHNGWDDLEFLSDITEEDLEEAGVQDPAHKRLLLDTLQLSK; encoded by the exons GTATCAGAAGCATGTGCACACGTATCGCATTCTGCCTGATGGAGAAGATTTCTTGGCTGTGCAG ACCTCGCAGGGTGTGCCTGTGCGCCGCTTCCAGACCCTGGGTGAGCTCATCGGCCTGTATGCCCAGCCCAACCAGGGCCTTGTATGCGCCCTGCTTCTTCCTGTAGAGGGGGAGCGAGAGCCAGACCTGCTGGATGACCGGGATGCCTCAG ATGGGGAGGATGAGAAGCCCCCGCTGCCCCCGCGCTCTGGCTCCACCAGCATTTCTGCCCCCACTGGGCCCAGCAGTCCCCTGCCAGCTCCTGAGACTCCCACAACTCCAGCTGCTGAGAG GGATGGGGCAGAGGTGCTGGGACAGGTCAGCAGGACCTCCACTGACTTCTTAACCCCTccccaaagtgctcccaatgGGCTGAGCACCGTCTCACACGAGTACCTGAAAGGCAGCTATGGGCTGGACCTGGAAGCTGTGCGGGGTGGAGCCAGCCACCTGCCCCACCTCACCCGTACCCTCGCCACCTCATGCCGGAGGCTGCACAG TGAGGTGGACAAGGTCCTGTCAGGCCTGGAGATCCTGTCCAAGGTGTTTGACCAGCAGAGCTCGCCCATGGTGACCCGCCTTTTGCAGCAGCAG AACCTGCCACAGACAGGGGAGCAGGAACTAGAGAGCCTGGTGCTGAAGCTGTCAGTGCTAAAGGACTTCCTGTCAGGCATCCAGAAGAAG GCCCTGAAGGCCCTACAGGACATGAGCTCCACAGCACCCCCGGCTCCGCAGCCATCCACACGTAAGGCCAAGACCATCCCCGTGCAGGCCTTTGAG GTGAAGCTAGATGTGACCCTGGGTGACCTGACCAAGATTGGGAAGTCGCAGAAGTTCACGCTGAGCGTGGATGTGGAGGGTGGGCGGCTGGTGCTGCTGCGGAGACAGCGGGACTCCCAGGAGGACTGGACCACCTTCACACACGACCGCA TCCGCCAGCTCATTAAGTCCCAGCGTGTCCAGAACAAGCTGGGTGTTGTGTTTGAGAAGGAGAAGGACCGGACTCAGCGCAAGGACTTCATCTTTGTCAGTGCCCGG AAGCGGGAGGCCTTCTGTCAGCTGCTGCAGCTCATGAAGAACAAGCACTCCAAGCAGGACGAGCCCGACATGATCTCCGTCTTCATAGGCACCTGGAACATGG GAAGTGTACCACCTGCAAAAAACGTGACATCCTGGTTCACATCGAAGGGTCTGGGGAAGACCCTGGACGAGGTCACAGTGACCATACCCCATGACATCTATGTCTTTGGGACCCAGGAGAACTCAGTGGGTGACCGCGAGTGGCTGGACCTACTGCGCGGGGGCCTCAAGGAGCTTACGGATCTGGATTACCGCCCG ATTGCCATGCAATCACTGTGGAATATCAAGGTGGCAGTACTGGTCAAGCCAGAGCACGAGAACCGTATCAGCCACGTCAGTACGTCCAGTGTGAAGACTGGCATCGCCAACACCCTGG GGAACAAGGGGGCTGTGGGCGTCTCCTTCATGTTCAATGGCACCTCATTTGGCTTTGTGAATTGTCACCTCACCTCGGGAAATGAGAAGACGGCTCG GAGGAACCAGAACTACTTGGACATCCTGCGGCTGCTCTCGCTGGGCGACCGGCAGCTCAGTGCCTTTGACATCTCTCTGCGTTTCACACACCTCTTCTGGTTTGGGGACCTCAACTACCGCCTGGACATGGATATCCAG GAGATCCTGAACTACATCAGCAGGAAGGAGTTTGAGCCCCTCCTCAGGGTGGACCAGCTCAACCTGGAGCGGGAGAAGCACAAGGTCTTCCTTCGATTCA GTGAGGAGGAGATCTCCTTCCCACCCACCTACCGCTATGAGCGGGGTTCCCGGGACACATATGCCTGGCACAAGCAGAAGCCAACTGGG GTCCGGACCAATGTGCCCTCATGGTGTGACCGGATTCTGTGGAAATCCTACCCTGAAACTCACATCATCTGCAATTCTTATG GTTGCACTGATGACATCGTCACCAGCGACCATTCCCCTGTGTTTGGGACATTTGAGGTTGGAGTTACTTCCCAGTTCATCTCCAAGAAAG GGCTCTCGAAGACTTCAGACCAGGCCTACATTGAGTTTGAGAGCATCGAGGCCATTGTGAAGACAGCCAGCCGCACCAAGTTCTTCATCGAGTTCTACTCTACCTGCCTGGAGG aatACAAGAAGAGCTTTGAGAATGATGCCCAGAGCAGTGACAACATCAACTTTCTCAAAGTACAGTGGTCTTCACGCCAGCTGCCCACG CTCAAACCAATTCTGGCTGATATCGAGTACCTGCAGGACCAGCACCTCCTGCTCACAGTCAAGTCCATGGATGGCTATGAATCCTatg GGGAGTGTGTGGTTGCACTCAAGTCCATGATCGGCAGCACAGCCCAACAGTTCCTGACCTTCCTGTCCCACCGTGGCGAGGAGACAGGCAATATCAGAGGCTCCATGAAGGTGCGGGTGCCCACGGAGCGCCTGGGCACCCGTGAGCGGCTCTACG AGTGGATCAGCATTGATAAGGATGAGGCAGGAGCAAAGAGCAAAGCCCCCTCTGTGTCCCGAGGGAGCCAGGAGCCCAG GTCAGGGAGCCGCAAGCCAGCCTTCACAGAGGCCTCCTGCCCGCTCTCCAGGTTATTTGAAGAACCAGAGAAACCGCCACCAACAGGGaggcccccagccccaccccgaGCAGCTCTCCGGGAGGAGCCCTTGACCCCCAG GTTGAAGCCAGAGGGAGCTCCTGAACCAGAAGGGGTGGCGGCCCCCCCACCCAAGAACAGCTTCAATAACCCTGCCTACTACGTCCTTGAAGGGGTCCCGCACCAGCTGCTGCCCCCGGAGCCACCCTCGCCTGCCAGGGCCCCTGTCCCATCTGCCACCAAGAACAAAGTGGCCATTACAGTGCCTGCTCCACAGCTTGGGCGCCACCGGCCCCCTCGTGTGGGAGAGGGGAGTTCTTCAGATGAGGAGTCTGGAGGCACACTGCCCCCTCCAGACTTTCCACCTCCACCACTGCCGGACTCAGCCATCTTCCTGCCCCCCAGCCTGGATCCTTTACCAGGGCCAGTGGTCCGGGGCCGTGGTGGGGGTGAGGCCCGTGGCCCACCGCCTCCCAAGGCCCATCCAAGGCCTCCACTGCCCCCAGGCCCCTCACCAGCCAGCACTTTCCTGGGGGAAGTGGCCAGTGGGGATGACCGGTCCTGCTCGGTGCTGCAGATGGCCAAGACGCTGAGCGAGGTGGACTACGCCCCTGCTGGGCCTGCACGCTCAGCGCTCCTCCCAGGCCCCCTGGAGCTGCAGCCCCCCCGGGGACTGCCCTCGGACTATGGCCGGCCCCTCAGCTTCCCTCCACCCTGCATCCGGGAGAGCATCCAAGAAGACCTGGCAGAGGAG GCTCCGTGCCTGCAGGGCGGGCGGGCCAGCGGGCTGGGCGAGGCAGGCATGAGCGCCTGGCTGCGGGCCATCGGCTTGGAGCGCTATGAGGAGGGCCTGGTGCATAATGGCTGGGACGACCTGGAGTTTCTCAG TGACATCACCGAGGAGGACTTGGAGGAGGCTGGGGTGCAGGACCCGGCTCACAAGCGCCTCCTTCTGGACACCCTGCAGCTCAGCAAGTGA